A genomic region of Pseudomonas sp. KU43P contains the following coding sequences:
- the pvdM gene encoding pyoverdine-tailoring dipeptidase-like protein PvdM, protein MTKTRSRKALYIGLPLALTVALGSAAGYFYWRHLHAGYPLKIVQQAEALHDHMLSFDSHVTVPLALGSAGHEADKDGPGQFDLAKANRGRLSGAALTVFGWPEIWNGANAPHRPTAGFVDAARQEQEARYKIITGMVRDFPNQVGIAYTPDDFRRLNGEGKFAIFISMLNAYPLGHDLSQLDLWAARGMRMFGFSYVGNNDWADSSRPLPFFNDTADALGGLSPLGEQAVKRLNDLGVIIDVSQMSTLALEDVARLSRAPLVASHSAPRAFVDIPRNLSDKEMQLIKDSGGVIQVVGFGQYLKPLTQPVVDKLDALRARFDLQPLQGLANALMPGDAVIAIWPEARFGEYASSLYSILDEEPKATLKQYVDAIDYTVKKVGIDHVGIASDFNDGGGLDGWKDVSEIRNVTAELLTRGYSEADIAKLWAGNFLRAWAQVQKAALPVANR, encoded by the coding sequence ATGACCAAGACCCGCTCCCGCAAAGCCCTGTACATTGGCCTTCCCCTGGCCCTGACGGTCGCCCTGGGGAGTGCCGCCGGTTACTTCTACTGGCGCCACCTGCACGCAGGCTACCCGCTGAAGATCGTCCAGCAGGCCGAGGCGCTGCACGACCACATGCTCTCGTTCGACAGCCACGTCACCGTGCCGCTGGCGCTGGGCAGCGCCGGCCACGAAGCGGACAAGGACGGCCCTGGCCAGTTCGACCTGGCCAAGGCCAACCGCGGGCGTCTGTCGGGCGCGGCCCTGACGGTGTTCGGCTGGCCGGAAATCTGGAACGGCGCCAATGCCCCGCACCGCCCCACCGCAGGCTTCGTCGACGCCGCCCGGCAAGAGCAGGAAGCGCGCTACAAGATCATCACCGGCATGGTCCGTGACTTCCCCAACCAGGTCGGCATCGCCTACACCCCCGACGACTTCCGGCGCCTGAACGGCGAAGGCAAGTTCGCCATCTTCATCAGCATGCTCAACGCCTACCCGCTGGGCCACGACTTGTCGCAGCTCGACCTGTGGGCCGCACGCGGCATGCGCATGTTCGGCTTCAGCTATGTCGGCAACAACGATTGGGCCGACTCCTCGCGACCGCTGCCGTTCTTCAACGACACTGCCGACGCGCTGGGCGGCCTGTCACCACTGGGCGAGCAGGCGGTCAAGCGCCTGAACGACCTGGGCGTGATCATCGACGTCTCGCAGATGTCCACCCTCGCCCTGGAAGACGTCGCCCGCCTGTCGCGCGCGCCGCTGGTGGCCTCGCACTCGGCACCGCGGGCCTTCGTGGACATCCCGCGCAACCTTTCCGACAAGGAAATGCAGCTGATCAAGGACAGCGGCGGCGTGATCCAGGTGGTCGGTTTCGGCCAGTACCTCAAACCCCTGACCCAACCGGTGGTGGACAAGCTCGACGCCCTGCGGGCGCGCTTCGATCTGCAACCCCTGCAAGGTCTGGCCAATGCCCTGATGCCGGGCGACGCGGTGATTGCGATCTGGCCAGAAGCCCGCTTCGGCGAGTACGCAAGCTCGCTTTACAGCATCCTCGACGAAGAGCCCAAGGCCACCCTCAAGCAGTATGTCGACGCCATCGACTACACAGTGAAGAAGGTTGGCATCGACCACGTCGGCATCGCCTCGGACTTCAACGACGGCGGCGGCCTGGACGGCTGGAAGGACGTCAGCGAGATCCGCAATGTCACCGCCGAGCTGCTCACCCGCGGCTACAGCGAAGCCGACATCGCCAAACTCTGGGCGGGCAACTTCCTGCGCGCCTGGGCCCAAGTGCAAAAAGCCGCCCTCCCCGTCGCCAACCGCTGA